One window of the Labilibaculum sp. genome contains the following:
- a CDS encoding beta-N-acetylhexosaminidase produces the protein MNKRILLIQVLLVSLLLFSCKKPTPKDLAKENLIPQPASLVATGSSFDWTAKTKIYVQENQEGSQQVANYLAKLIAPSTGFTPEVKRVTNPADKKGIVLILSDDTISGDEAYTLKITERRVVLEAHQPAGLFRGVQTIRQLLPAKIELDSVQTGPWELASGIIQDAPNYQYRGAMLDVARHFFGVEDVKRFIDLIAAYKMNVLHLHLTDDQGWRIEIKSWPNLTTHGGSTQVGGEKGGFYTQDQYLEIVNYAQERFITVIPEIDMPGHTNAALASYAQLNANNKVTGLYTGTNVGFSTLATDKEITYKFIDDVIGELAALTPGEYIHIGGDESNATKKKDYISFVNRVQKIVSRHKKKMIGWADVAAAELEENSLAQFWQTKPDNAIKAVNQNVKIIMSPANRAYLDMQYDSICPLGLHWAGYVDVKKAYDWSIENFVEGISKENIVGIEAPLWGETIETMDDIEYLVFPRLPGYAELGWSKNADKSWDEYRIRLGNQKERFGYMNINYYQSPLIPWVDQGREKIISVSVK, from the coding sequence ATGAACAAACGAATTCTCCTGATACAAGTTTTGCTTGTTTCACTCTTGCTTTTTTCATGCAAAAAGCCAACACCTAAAGATTTAGCAAAAGAAAATTTAATTCCTCAGCCTGCCAGTCTTGTTGCAACAGGCAGTTCTTTCGATTGGACTGCAAAAACAAAAATTTATGTGCAGGAAAATCAGGAGGGCAGTCAACAAGTGGCAAATTATTTGGCAAAGCTGATTGCTCCGTCAACGGGATTTACTCCTGAAGTGAAAAGAGTAACAAATCCGGCCGATAAAAAAGGAATTGTTCTGATTCTGTCGGATGATACTATTTCCGGTGATGAAGCGTACACATTAAAGATTACTGAAAGAAGAGTTGTTCTGGAAGCGCATCAGCCAGCGGGATTGTTTCGGGGAGTGCAAACCATCAGACAACTGCTCCCGGCAAAAATAGAATTGGATAGTGTTCAAACGGGGCCTTGGGAACTGGCCAGCGGTATCATTCAGGATGCACCAAATTATCAGTACCGCGGGGCAATGCTGGATGTGGCACGTCACTTTTTCGGAGTGGAAGATGTGAAGCGGTTTATTGATTTGATTGCGGCTTACAAAATGAATGTGCTGCACCTGCACCTTACAGATGATCAGGGCTGGAGAATTGAAATCAAGTCGTGGCCCAATTTAACAACTCATGGTGGAAGCACACAGGTAGGTGGCGAAAAAGGTGGGTTTTACACTCAGGATCAGTACCTCGAAATTGTAAACTATGCGCAGGAAAGATTCATAACTGTTATTCCTGAGATTGATATGCCCGGTCATACCAATGCTGCTTTGGCTTCATATGCCCAGTTAAATGCCAACAACAAAGTTACCGGATTGTATACCGGCACCAATGTTGGTTTTAGTACGCTGGCCACAGATAAGGAGATTACCTATAAATTTATAGATGATGTGATTGGCGAATTGGCAGCCCTTACACCAGGTGAATACATTCACATTGGTGGCGATGAGTCGAATGCAACCAAAAAGAAAGATTACATCAGCTTTGTAAATCGGGTGCAGAAGATTGTAAGCAGGCACAAGAAAAAAATGATTGGTTGGGCCGATGTGGCCGCAGCCGAATTGGAAGAAAACTCTCTGGCTCAATTTTGGCAAACCAAGCCTGATAATGCGATAAAGGCCGTAAATCAAAATGTGAAAATCATTATGTCGCCTGCCAACCGTGCCTACCTCGACATGCAATATGATTCCATTTGTCCGTTGGGCTTGCATTGGGCGGGTTATGTTGATGTGAAAAAGGCTTACGATTGGAGTATTGAAAACTTTGTGGAAGGCATCAGTAAAGAAAATATTGTGGGAATTGAAGCACCATTATGGGGAGAAACAATTGAGACAATGGATGACATTGAATACCTTGTTTTTCCGCGATTGCCGGGTTATGCCGAATTAGGATGGTCGAAAAATGCAGACAAAAGCTGGGACGAGTATAGAATCCGTTTGGGAAATCAGAAAGAACGTTTCGGGTACATGAATATTAACTATTATCAATCGCCTTTAATTCCTTGGGTTGATCAAGGAAGAGAAAAAATAATTAGTGTTTCTGTAAAATAG
- a CDS encoding DUF302 domain-containing protein, with product MSYFIRRSTNFKFDDAIDRVTRALQTEGFGILTDIDVKATLKEKLDVNFKKYRILGACNPSFAYKAFQVEDQIGIMMPCNVTVIEQDNGHVDISIMDPTAAFNVIENEALQPFAHELKSRLERCLTYLEE from the coding sequence ATGAGCTATTTTATCCGCCGAAGTACGAATTTTAAATTTGATGATGCCATTGACCGTGTGACCAGAGCGCTTCAAACCGAAGGGTTTGGCATATTAACCGATATTGATGTGAAAGCTACTTTAAAAGAAAAATTGGATGTTAATTTCAAAAAATACCGGATTCTAGGTGCCTGTAATCCATCATTTGCTTACAAAGCGTTTCAGGTAGAAGATCAAATTGGCATAATGATGCCTTGTAATGTAACTGTTATTGAACAAGATAATGGTCATGTTGACATTTCAATTATGGATCCAACAGCGGCTTTTAATGTAATTGAAAATGAAGCATTACAACCTTTTGCACACGAACTAAAAAGCAGACTGGAACGATGTTTAACTTATCTTGAAGAATAA
- a CDS encoding TonB-dependent receptor plug domain-containing protein translates to MKLINNFDFYELSHAIGWTLIHSVWQAAVIGGIIWLIFRFISKDNAKFRYTLSGLGLILICAASAITFYRYIPSSTSIYLSDFKVQLQTSGIIPQDETFFAKLWKQLQIQLENSFPYLIQIWMIGMLFLSINLILKYIHTLKLKKHLTYPLRTNFKAIADSLVTKYNLKQNILFKESGLLEIPSVIGYFKPIVLIPVSMLSGIPENQLEIIIAHELAHIRRHDYLLQFIQGIIELIFFYHPVVWWLSSVVNAEREHICDDLAVKVCGESLTLIKALNNMEAIRKKQYEMVLGFSGKKGKVLNRIKRILRPKASTNPRSERFMLSGVFTLLFAGLFLISNFAISGNTDSQKALFSKINILDKTSDQPEKSFHKEALPLDLMNASSKNDQKKKKKEAIKQTDTAATEIELEEVTEVEEMELSEMPSIPVMPTMPLLPPTVEMPFSSFETPEFSFPKDSVKSDKWVKMKADEIIKEQLEAMRSAEREMKDIKIDLDVDQMRKELQQGLKDLDFNSVEFQNEMKEQQIEIDKQLKELSDGNYAKQQELQKKELENHLKEIEENSQLDEKEKEKIRTKLSETLEQLNSKEFQNQLEKQLESAKESLEQKKVKFESGEFENQLKEQRVNIQQQLKKIESPEFQEKINQQIKESKTRIQEELKRVNSDEYRKDLEEFIKNNPTSSLNYNSPELVTRVFHQDLTTPITNIRRGYRIPMQSGTMLRSISPENANKQPLIILDGEKITSDQMDQMSPDDIASISVLKDEASKALYGEEAKNGVIVITCKSNNQKNNSSAKLKFGNTGNPPLYILDGIKTPVEAVSRINPDDIESMNVLKGKDAVMKYGESAQYGAIEINSKGSEFKDPIKIDNAIYIIDGKKLSKKESEKINPDSIESITVLKGEPALEKYGKKGKNGVVEMTSKANKKHAVKMKLDSIKNPPIYVVDGKITSAEKVEEINPNDIESIDVLKGVHAIEKYGEEAKNGAVLITTKSKS, encoded by the coding sequence ATGAAACTGATAAATAATTTCGATTTTTACGAATTGAGTCACGCTATTGGCTGGACTTTAATTCATTCTGTTTGGCAAGCTGCAGTAATTGGGGGGATTATTTGGTTGATATTCCGATTTATCTCAAAAGACAATGCAAAATTTCGCTATACCCTATCAGGCTTGGGGCTCATTCTAATTTGTGCTGCATCAGCAATTACATTTTACCGATACATCCCATCAAGCACCAGCATTTATTTGTCTGATTTTAAGGTTCAACTGCAAACTTCAGGCATCATTCCGCAAGATGAAACATTCTTTGCCAAATTGTGGAAGCAATTACAAATTCAATTGGAAAACTCATTTCCTTATTTGATTCAAATCTGGATGATTGGAATGCTCTTCCTTTCCATTAATCTCATCTTAAAATACATTCACACCCTTAAATTAAAAAAGCACTTAACCTATCCTTTACGCACCAACTTTAAGGCAATTGCTGATAGCTTGGTGACAAAATACAATCTCAAACAAAACATTCTGTTTAAGGAATCGGGCCTGCTCGAGATCCCTTCTGTAATTGGATATTTTAAGCCAATTGTTCTAATTCCGGTTTCCATGCTAAGTGGAATTCCCGAAAATCAATTGGAAATTATCATAGCACATGAATTGGCACATATTCGTCGACACGATTACTTGCTGCAATTCATTCAAGGAATTATTGAACTAATATTCTTTTATCATCCTGTAGTTTGGTGGCTATCTTCTGTGGTAAATGCCGAAAGAGAGCACATTTGTGACGATCTGGCGGTTAAGGTTTGTGGTGAATCCTTAACTCTAATTAAAGCATTAAATAATATGGAAGCAATCAGAAAAAAACAGTACGAAATGGTTTTAGGATTCTCTGGTAAAAAGGGAAAAGTTTTGAATCGAATTAAACGTATTCTTAGACCTAAAGCTTCAACCAATCCAAGGAGTGAACGATTCATGCTTAGTGGTGTGTTCACGCTCTTATTCGCAGGCTTGTTCCTAATTTCGAATTTTGCTATTTCAGGGAATACTGATTCTCAAAAAGCATTATTTTCGAAAATCAACATCCTTGACAAAACTTCGGATCAACCTGAGAAGTCCTTTCACAAAGAAGCACTTCCTCTTGATTTGATGAATGCAAGCTCAAAAAATGATCAGAAAAAGAAGAAAAAAGAGGCAATAAAACAAACAGACACAGCTGCAACTGAGATTGAGCTTGAAGAAGTAACTGAGGTAGAAGAAATGGAACTATCGGAAATGCCTTCGATACCTGTTATGCCAACTATGCCTCTACTACCTCCAACTGTAGAAATGCCTTTCAGTTCTTTTGAAACTCCTGAATTTAGTTTCCCAAAAGATTCTGTAAAATCAGACAAATGGGTGAAAATGAAGGCCGATGAGATCATAAAAGAGCAGTTGGAAGCAATGAGGTCGGCAGAAAGAGAAATGAAGGACATAAAAATTGACCTTGATGTTGACCAAATGCGTAAAGAGCTTCAGCAGGGATTAAAAGATCTTGATTTTAATTCCGTTGAGTTCCAAAATGAAATGAAAGAACAGCAAATTGAAATCGACAAACAGTTAAAAGAATTGTCTGATGGTAATTACGCCAAACAACAAGAATTACAGAAAAAAGAACTTGAAAATCATTTGAAAGAAATTGAGGAGAATTCTCAATTGGATGAAAAGGAAAAAGAAAAAATTAGAACCAAGTTAAGCGAAACTCTTGAACAATTGAATTCAAAGGAATTTCAAAATCAACTTGAAAAACAGCTTGAAAGCGCGAAGGAATCTTTGGAACAAAAGAAGGTGAAATTCGAGTCGGGAGAATTTGAAAACCAATTGAAAGAACAACGTGTGAACATTCAACAACAACTGAAAAAAATTGAGTCTCCTGAATTTCAGGAAAAAATAAATCAACAAATTAAAGAAAGCAAGACAAGAATTCAGGAAGAATTAAAGAGAGTTAATTCTGATGAATATCGGAAGGACTTAGAGGAATTTATAAAAAATAATCCAACAAGTTCTCTTAACTACAACTCTCCTGAATTAGTTACAAGAGTATTTCATCAAGATTTGACAACACCCATAACTAATATTAGAAGAGGTTATAGAATACCAATGCAAAGTGGAACTATGTTACGTTCTATTTCACCCGAAAATGCAAATAAACAACCGCTTATCATTTTAGATGGTGAAAAAATTACTAGTGACCAAATGGATCAAATGTCTCCAGACGATATTGCTTCCATAAGTGTTCTAAAAGATGAAGCGTCAAAAGCATTGTATGGTGAAGAAGCTAAAAATGGAGTTATTGTGATCACCTGTAAATCAAATAATCAAAAAAATAATTCCTCTGCTAAGCTTAAATTTGGAAATACCGGGAATCCCCCATTATACATTCTTGATGGAATAAAAACTCCCGTAGAAGCTGTCTCAAGAATTAATCCTGACGATATTGAGAGTATGAACGTATTAAAAGGCAAAGATGCAGTAATGAAATATGGAGAAAGTGCTCAATACGGAGCTATTGAAATCAATTCCAAAGGTTCCGAATTTAAAGATCCCATCAAAATTGATAATGCCATATATATCATTGATGGAAAAAAACTTTCAAAAAAAGAATCAGAAAAAATCAATCCTGACAGTATTGAAAGTATTACAGTACTAAAAGGTGAACCCGCACTTGAAAAATACGGAAAGAAAGGTAAAAATGGAGTCGTTGAAATGACCAGCAAAGCGAATAAGAAGCATGCTGTAAAAATGAAGTTGGATTCAATAAAAAATCCTCCAATTTATGTTGTTGATGGGAAAATAACATCAGCAGAAAAAGTTGAAGAAATAAATCCTAATGATATTGAAAGTATTGATGTGCTAAAAGGTGTACATGCAATTGAAAAATACGGTGAAGAAGCTAAAAATGGTGCCGTACTAATTACCACTAAGTCCAAAAGTTAA
- a CDS encoding protein-L-isoaspartate(D-aspartate) O-methyltransferase: MKTFSLVILLIVSLGRYSEVANWQEMEFGKLRVNMVIEQIINRGVTDALVIGAMEKVERHLFVPANLRSFAYQDRPLPIGEGQTISQPYIVAYMSQLLDLSSKSRVLEIGTGSGYQAAILGEICSEVYSIEIIESLQKRASFVLDSLKYENVKTFCGDGYQGLADKAPFDGIIVTCSPTAIPKALIAQLAEGGRLVIPVGKKNVKKLVLLKKENGKISKRIDLPVRFVPMVNEKGKSY; this comes from the coding sequence ATGAAAACCTTCAGCCTTGTTATACTATTGATTGTTTCATTAGGAAGATATAGTGAAGTTGCTAATTGGCAAGAGATGGAATTTGGGAAACTTCGGGTAAACATGGTCATCGAACAGATAATTAATAGAGGTGTGACTGATGCACTTGTTATTGGCGCGATGGAAAAAGTGGAAAGGCATTTGTTTGTTCCGGCAAACTTAAGGAGTTTCGCATATCAGGATCGTCCATTGCCTATTGGGGAAGGACAAACCATTTCACAGCCTTATATTGTTGCTTATATGAGTCAGCTGCTCGATTTGAGTTCGAAAAGCCGTGTTTTGGAAATTGGAACCGGATCCGGATATCAAGCGGCTATATTGGGAGAGATCTGTTCTGAAGTATACTCCATAGAAATTATTGAATCCTTACAGAAAAGAGCCTCTTTTGTTCTGGATTCTTTAAAATATGAAAATGTAAAGACCTTTTGTGGAGATGGATATCAGGGTTTGGCAGACAAAGCTCCATTTGATGGAATTATTGTGACTTGTTCACCTACAGCAATCCCCAAGGCTTTAATTGCCCAACTGGCAGAAGGGGGCAGATTGGTAATTCCTGTAGGGAAAAAGAATGTTAAGAAGTTGGTTCTTTTAAAAAAAGAAAATGGGAAAATAAGCAAACGGATTGATTTACCTGTTCGATTTGTTCCCATGGTCAATGAAAAAGGAAAATCCTATTAA
- a CDS encoding glycoside hydrolase family 2 TIM barrel-domain containing protein has translation MRITKFISVLVICLLFGAGNLFAQGNFITNVNGRTHQSLNGKWKYILDQYETGQIGFSPLYKNSKAKSKSDRVEYSFDDAQTLWVPGSWNSQKEELYYYEGSIWFRKTFDYQPKHKNSRIFIYVGAANYKTTFSFNGKKLGVHEGGFTPFSFEVTDLLKKQDNFLILGVSNRREKDYIPAMVTDWYNHGGITRNVKIVEVPQTYIDDYTLVLQKESLNKKTRVVKGSVQLAGSNYPDKAKVEIKELGVAAEVSINKEGRGEFAFSSKKMSLWSPENPKLYDVKLIAGEDELTDRIGFRTLETEGKEILLNGKPVFLRGVSIHDENPVRRDRAHSMDDAKLLLGWAKEMGCNFARLAHYPHQENIVRLADEMGILLWEELPLYWGIDWKSEEVLEKAKIQYGELIRRDKNRASSIIWSIANETVPGDARNHFLREVASHVRSLDSTRLLSAACKKDGWEDGLAGDNYKVSDPIAEVFDIVSFNEYQGWYGGSPETCRNKRFTIEYNKPVIISEFGGGALEGFHADKETRWSEEYQEYMYQENLSMFDKIEGVVGLTPWILVDFMTPLRQLPDVQDGWNRKGLVSESGAKKKAFYIMQNYYKKKKEEYK, from the coding sequence ATGAGAATCACAAAATTTATATCAGTATTAGTTATTTGCCTGTTGTTTGGTGCGGGTAATTTATTTGCACAAGGCAATTTTATTACGAATGTTAATGGTCGCACCCATCAAAGCCTGAACGGCAAGTGGAAGTATATTTTGGATCAGTATGAAACCGGGCAGATCGGTTTTAGTCCTTTGTATAAAAACAGTAAAGCAAAATCGAAGAGCGATAGGGTAGAGTACAGTTTTGATGACGCACAAACTTTATGGGTTCCCGGTTCCTGGAATTCGCAAAAAGAAGAGTTGTATTATTACGAAGGAAGCATTTGGTTCCGAAAAACCTTCGATTACCAGCCCAAGCATAAAAACTCCAGAATATTTATATATGTGGGGGCTGCAAACTATAAAACTACTTTTTCATTTAATGGGAAAAAATTGGGTGTGCACGAAGGTGGATTTACTCCATTTAGTTTTGAGGTAACCGATTTACTAAAAAAGCAGGATAATTTTTTGATTTTAGGAGTTAGTAACCGACGAGAGAAGGATTATATTCCGGCCATGGTAACCGATTGGTACAATCATGGAGGAATTACCCGCAATGTGAAAATTGTAGAGGTCCCTCAAACCTATATTGATGATTACACACTGGTTTTACAAAAGGAGTCGTTGAATAAAAAAACGCGTGTGGTAAAAGGTTCTGTTCAGCTTGCCGGCAGCAATTATCCTGACAAGGCAAAAGTTGAAATTAAGGAATTGGGAGTTGCTGCTGAAGTTTCCATAAACAAAGAGGGAAGAGGTGAGTTTGCATTTAGCTCAAAAAAGATGAGCTTGTGGTCGCCCGAAAATCCTAAGCTTTACGATGTAAAACTGATTGCGGGAGAAGATGAGCTTACTGATAGAATTGGTTTTAGAACTTTAGAGACAGAGGGAAAAGAAATCCTGTTAAATGGGAAGCCGGTTTTTCTTCGCGGCGTTTCCATTCATGATGAAAATCCGGTTCGAAGAGACAGAGCGCATTCAATGGATGATGCAAAGTTGTTGTTGGGTTGGGCAAAGGAAATGGGTTGTAATTTTGCCCGCCTGGCACATTACCCGCATCAGGAAAATATTGTTCGTTTGGCCGATGAAATGGGAATTTTACTTTGGGAAGAATTGCCGTTGTATTGGGGAATCGACTGGAAGAGTGAAGAGGTTTTGGAAAAGGCGAAAATTCAGTATGGAGAGCTAATCAGAAGAGATAAAAACAGAGCGTCCTCTATAATTTGGTCTATTGCAAATGAAACTGTGCCCGGCGATGCGCGAAATCACTTTTTAAGAGAAGTAGCTTCACATGTACGTTCGTTGGACAGTACCCGTTTGTTGAGTGCTGCCTGCAAAAAAGATGGTTGGGAAGATGGACTGGCCGGTGATAATTACAAAGTGAGTGATCCGATTGCCGAAGTTTTTGATATTGTAAGTTTTAATGAATATCAGGGATGGTACGGCGGATCTCCTGAAACCTGCCGGAACAAACGTTTCACAATAGAATACAATAAACCGGTAATTATTAGTGAGTTTGGCGGAGGTGCTTTGGAAGGATTTCATGCCGATAAGGAAACGCGTTGGAGTGAAGAATATCAGGAGTATATGTATCAGGAGAATTTGTCCATGTTCGATAAAATTGAAGGTGTAGTTGGATTAACACCATGGATTTTGGTCGACTTTATGACACCGCTTCGTCAATTGCCCGATGTGCAGGATGGCTGGAACCGAAAAGGATTGGTTTCGGAGTCGGGAGCCAAGAAAAAAGCTTTCTATATTATGCAGAACTATTACAAAAAGAAAAAAGAGGAGTATAAATAG
- a CDS encoding M28 family peptidase, producing MRSTIIILFISVSNFFHSSAQDSIALHYSKSLSTNKIQNDIVILSSDNMEGRDTGSKGQKLAAQYICQQFINAGVNNPNGNKDRSGYFQNFPIYKKEQANAEIQTFDKVFKNYEDILISGFTNYSKDNMDLVFLGTAPDTSYINKNFSNKAVLFLSTNLYAAAIKSNDIAQTSKAKLVLFCNPNKNSQYKELIEKGKTISARGMNLKSEMNNNFNPFDSIGSAKAFTKYKNRMRTYQGAISNPVACALLQIKPKRLKQILETNQMNKTEQKICKFTFNFDLKYKEVNTENVLAFLPGTNKNKEILVISAHYDHIGKKDGEIFNGANDNASGTAAIIEIARKFQEANDNGHKTKRSILFIAFTGEEKGLCGSKYFVDNPPFPLSNIVGNLNLDMLGRHDELNDTTDYIYLLGTNHLKPKLKVISDSINKISTKLRLDYKYDTPDNFLYQASDQASFVKHGIPAVFYFNGLHADYHKASDTAEKIDFQAVNRVSQLVFLTAWELANVVVPF from the coding sequence ATGCGATCGACCATCATTATCCTTTTTATATCTGTAAGTAATTTTTTTCATTCAAGTGCACAAGACAGTATCGCCCTGCACTATTCCAAATCACTATCGACCAATAAAATACAAAACGATATTGTAATACTATCCTCTGATAATATGGAAGGAAGAGACACTGGAAGTAAAGGACAAAAGCTTGCCGCCCAATACATCTGTCAGCAATTCATAAATGCAGGTGTAAACAATCCTAATGGAAACAAAGACCGTTCGGGATATTTTCAGAATTTCCCCATCTACAAAAAGGAGCAAGCTAATGCTGAAATTCAGACCTTTGATAAAGTATTTAAAAATTACGAGGACATTCTGATATCAGGATTCACTAATTATTCAAAAGATAATATGGATCTGGTTTTTTTGGGAACTGCTCCGGACACAAGTTATATAAACAAAAATTTTTCCAACAAGGCTGTTCTATTCTTAAGCACCAATCTTTACGCCGCGGCTATAAAATCGAATGATATTGCGCAGACTTCCAAAGCCAAATTGGTACTGTTTTGCAATCCCAATAAGAACAGTCAATACAAGGAACTAATTGAAAAAGGGAAAACAATATCCGCGAGAGGAATGAATTTAAAATCAGAGATGAATAACAATTTCAATCCTTTTGATTCCATCGGCTCTGCCAAAGCCTTTACCAAATATAAAAACAGAATGCGCACCTATCAGGGTGCAATCTCAAATCCGGTTGCCTGTGCACTTCTCCAAATAAAACCCAAAAGATTAAAACAGATTTTAGAGACAAACCAAATGAATAAAACAGAACAGAAAATCTGTAAATTCACTTTTAATTTCGACCTGAAATACAAGGAAGTAAATACTGAAAATGTGCTGGCTTTTTTACCGGGAACCAATAAAAATAAGGAAATATTAGTTATCTCAGCCCATTACGATCATATTGGAAAAAAAGATGGTGAAATATTCAATGGAGCGAATGATAATGCATCAGGAACTGCCGCAATCATCGAAATTGCAAGAAAATTTCAAGAAGCCAATGATAATGGCCATAAAACAAAACGCAGCATCCTTTTTATTGCATTTACAGGAGAAGAAAAAGGTTTGTGCGGATCGAAATATTTTGTAGACAACCCACCGTTTCCCTTATCAAATATCGTTGGAAATTTAAATTTGGATATGCTGGGCCGACACGATGAATTAAATGATACCACAGATTATATTTATCTTTTGGGAACCAATCATCTCAAACCCAAATTGAAAGTCATATCCGATAGCATAAATAAGATCAGTACAAAATTACGTCTTGATTACAAATATGATACACCTGATAATTTTCTGTATCAGGCTTCGGATCAAGCATCATTTGTGAAGCATGGCATTCCTGCTGTTTTTTATTTTAATGGATTACATGCCGACTACCACAAAGCAAGCGATACGGCCGAAAAAATTGATTTTCAGGCTGTAAACAGAGTATCCCAATTGGTGTTTTTAACTGCATGGGAGCTGGCAAATGTAGTAGTTCCATTTTGA
- a CDS encoding MOSC domain-containing protein has protein sequence MKVVSTNIGESLEINYHGKIEKTGMYKYAVDQAIFLGKDDVVRDAVIDRRYHGGADKACYWYSEKHYEFWKKKFPNLDWDFGMFGENLTISDLDEGAIKIGDVFQVGNARVQVSQPRQPCYKLNYRFNCDSMVRQFIDAGFPGVYIRVLMEGEVGKGDELILLERREESLSIREVYNLLYESSKDQLKLEKALSDPALATSCKRDLNK, from the coding sequence ATGAAAGTCGTTTCCACAAATATTGGCGAAAGCTTGGAAATAAATTATCACGGAAAAATTGAAAAAACCGGCATGTATAAATATGCAGTTGATCAGGCAATTTTTCTTGGTAAAGATGATGTTGTCAGGGATGCAGTAATCGACAGAAGGTATCATGGAGGTGCAGATAAAGCCTGTTACTGGTATTCGGAAAAGCATTATGAATTTTGGAAAAAGAAATTTCCGAATTTGGATTGGGATTTTGGAATGTTTGGTGAAAATTTAACCATTTCTGACCTGGATGAAGGAGCTATTAAAATTGGTGATGTTTTTCAAGTAGGAAATGCCAGGGTTCAGGTTAGCCAGCCCCGGCAACCGTGTTACAAACTAAATTATCGTTTCAATTGTGACAGTATGGTTCGCCAATTTATAGATGCTGGTTTTCCGGGTGTATATATTCGTGTACTTATGGAAGGAGAAGTAGGGAAAGGAGATGAGTTAATTTTGTTGGAAAGGCGGGAGGAAAGCTTATCGATAAGAGAAGTGTACAATCTGTTGTATGAATCTTCCAAAGATCAATTGAAACTTGAGAAGGCATTGTCTGATCCGGCACTGGCCACAAGTTGTAAAAGAGATTTGAATAAATAA
- a CDS encoding DUF1080 domain-containing protein yields MTCIYRLLIFSLVLIPNLTKAQSNIELFNQKDLSGWYAYEPESGKHENALELFAVDQQMIRLYGNKAGYLMSEQSFDNFQLCVEFRWNTDSTFVRKSNKKNSGITYLVPKESRDTLWPKGVQFQVKEGATGDFIFLQNVTLRINGVQTEPGRSVVAKRFTDASNAIGEWNTAVITVVNGKIKQELNGKLVNEGVESSVSKGRILLQYEGYPIDFRKVQIKKL; encoded by the coding sequence ATGACCTGTATTTATCGACTATTAATTTTCAGTTTAGTACTGATTCCAAATCTTACCAAAGCACAATCAAATATCGAACTTTTTAATCAAAAGGATTTATCGGGATGGTATGCCTATGAACCGGAATCGGGAAAACATGAAAATGCCCTAGAGCTCTTCGCTGTCGATCAGCAGATGATTCGTTTGTATGGTAACAAGGCAGGCTACCTAATGTCTGAGCAATCATTTGATAATTTTCAATTATGCGTAGAATTCCGGTGGAATACCGATTCAACATTCGTAAGAAAAAGCAACAAAAAAAACAGCGGAATTACTTATTTGGTTCCAAAAGAAAGCCGCGATACCTTGTGGCCTAAGGGAGTGCAGTTTCAGGTAAAAGAAGGTGCGACAGGAGATTTTATTTTTCTTCAGAATGTTACACTACGAATTAATGGAGTGCAAACAGAACCTGGACGAAGTGTGGTTGCCAAACGTTTTACAGATGCAAGCAATGCAATTGGAGAATGGAATACTGCAGTTATTACAGTAGTAAATGGTAAAATTAAACAGGAGCTGAATGGTAAACTGGTAAACGAGGGAGTCGAATCTTCGGTTTCGAAAGGTCGTATTTTATTGCAATATGAAGGTTATCCGATTGATTTTCGTAAGGTGCAGATTAAGAAATTATAA